A window from Ictalurus furcatus strain D&B chromosome 16, Billie_1.0, whole genome shotgun sequence encodes these proteins:
- the opn4xa gene encoding opsin 4xa — translation MKNCLEAQDRKQGAKAERLRNDLDMDRGFYRKVDVPDHVHYITASIVAVIGTVGVIGNALVIYAFFCNKKLRSPPNYFIVNLAVSDFLMVSTQSPMFFVSSLYKEWVFGKTGCEIYAFCSALFGITSMINLVAISIDRYIVITKPLQAIGWTSKRRTLISILIVWIYSLAWSSAPLLGWSSYVPEGFMTSCTWDYVTSTPANKSYTLMLCCLVFFVPLGIISYCYVFMFLAIRNTSRDVESLGTQMRSTTLVQQQSIKREWKLAKVAFVVIVVFVLSWSPYAFVTLIAWAGYSSILTPYSKAVPAIIAKASAIYNPFIYAIIHSKYRDTLAEQVPCLHFLNKRTRKQCVPGSNSGFSLRNSVLSVQSSGSKTKFHSVSSVFTGHTVCSGVMLDPLAQQAPSLRSSQSANQLTEEEQRHQLQLESNFKGFLSQEKPAISSQSLPGHSGNDLLEDTK, via the exons ATGAAGAATTGCCTTGAAGCTCAGGACAGAAAGCAGGGAGCAAAAGCGGAGAGACTGCGG AACGACTTGGACATGGATCGAGGTTTCTACAGAAAGGTGGATGTTCCAGACCACGTGCACTACATCACGGCTTCCATCGTGGCGGTCATCGGGACTGTGGGCGTCATCGGGAATGCACTCGTTATCTACGCATTCTTCTG TAACAAGAAACTACGCTCTCCACCCAACTACTTCATTGTCAACCTTGCTGTGAGCGACTTCCTCATGGTCAGCACTCAGTCGCCCATGTTTTTTGTCAGTAGTCTGTATAAGGAGTGGGTGTTTGGAAAAACAG GGTGTGAGATCTATGCCTTCTGTAGTGCTTTGTTTGGCATCACTTCCATGATTAACCTGGTGGCCATCTCCATCGACCGCTACATAGTAATCACCAAGCCACTGCAGGCGATCGGCTGGACCTCTAAACGCCGGACGCTCATCAGCATCCTGATAGTGTGGATTTACTCTCTGGCCTGGAGTTCAGCACCCTTACTTGGATGGA GCTCCTATGTACCAGAAGGCTTCATGACTTCTTGCACGTGGGATTATGTCACGTCAACTCCAGCTAACAAAAGCTACACGCTCATGCTGTGCTGCTTGGTCTTTTTTGTCCCCTTGGGCATCATATCGTACTGCTACGTCTTCATGTTTCTAGCGATTCGTAACACGAGCAG AGATGTCGAGAGCCTGGGCACCCAGATGAGGAGTACCACACTGGTTCAACAGCAGTCTATAAAGAGAGAGTGGAAACTGGCAAAGGTCGCCTTTGTGGTCATTGTCGTGTTTGTGCTGTCCTGGTCACCTTACGCCTTCGTTACTCTCATCGCCTGGGCAGG GTATAGCAGCATCCTGACACCGTATTCCAAAGCAGTGCCTGCAATCATTGCCAAAGCCTCTGCCATTTATAATCCTTTCATCTACGCCATCATTCACTCCAAATACAG GGACACTCTGGCTGAGCAGGTTCCGTGTCTGCACTTCTTGAACAAGCGTACTCGTAAGCAGTGTGTCCCCGGTTCGAACAGTGGTTTTTCGTTAAGGAATTCAGTGCTCAGCGTGCAGTCATCGGGGTCAAAGACAAAGTTCCACTCGGTGTCTTCAGTGTTCACTGGACACACA GTTTGTAGTGGTGTTATGTTGGATCCTTTGGCCCAGCAAGCTCCATCGCTCAGGAGTTCCCAATCGGCTAACCAGCTCACGGAGGAGGAGCAGAGACATCAACTCCAGCTGGAAAGCAACTTCAAGGGCTTCCTGTCTCAAGAGAAG CCAGCCATCAGCAGTCAGTCACTACCCGGCCACTCAGGGAATGATCTGCTTGAGGATACAAagtag